A DNA window from Drosophila pseudoobscura strain MV-25-SWS-2005 chromosome 2, UCI_Dpse_MV25, whole genome shotgun sequence contains the following coding sequences:
- the LOC6897089 gene encoding kelch-like protein 25: MNQENEAINASAKASEWMAALDTQMEPIDDSNEDEETTPIPACTLREMGYREPRDGFNKKLYSKTDYKEYIIHQMNTVISNQQKPDIVVYIRGQKFNCHLAVLKTCTKLAKDVRFPNGLIIAHKDVTAKGFELAYDWMIHQDSTLKRKDIVELYMAAEYMQMPELLTHLWSLFHEETLVTDVMAFQIYLECLSYGRSKLQSLMLNRVRRFFLSAVTTEEYLRLEFEAVFEILGHCNICVNSEMEIYYSAVRWLHHDWLKRKEYAPGIMEVVQFQLMPSQYITSIKEELQELHNIPAVQTIINGALSSENMQQNPNRRHWVYDEKIPHHHNSACPRWRCLDLTAFNTYLEQIIAAGPNYSESLRDRSRSYIMPCCQSALQRKILEK, encoded by the coding sequence ATGAATCAGGAGAATGAAGCTATTAACGCATCAGCAAAGGCAAGCGAATGGATGGCTGCATTGGATACGCAAATGGAACCGATTGATGACTCAAACGAAGATGAAGAAACGACGCCAATTCCTGCTTGTACGCTAAGGGAAATGGGTTACCGTGAGCCAAGAGATGGCTTTAATAAGAAATTGTATAGCAAAACTGATTACAAAGAGTACATTATTCATCAGATGAATACGGTAATTTCCAACCAGCAGAAGCCTGACATCGTGGTCTATATCCGCGGACAAAAGTTCAATTGCCACCTTGCCGTGCTCAAGACCTGTACGAAATTGGCCAAAGACGTACGCTTCCCGAATGGTTTGATTATAGCTCATAAGGATGTCACTGCTAAGGGATTTGAGCTGGCCTACGATTGGATGATCCACCAGGACTCTACACTGAAGCGCAAAGATATTGTGGAGCTCTACATGGCAGCAGAGTACATGCAGATGCCGGAGCTGCTGACACATCTGTGGAGTCTATTCCACGAGGAGACTCTCGTCACTGATGTCATGGCCTTCCAGATCTATCTGGAGTGTCTCTCATACGGGCGGAGCAAGCTGCAAAGCCTGATGCTAAATCGCGTTCGTCGCTTCTTCCTCTCAGCAGTCACAACAGAGGAGTACCTCCGTCTAGAATTTGAAGCTGTCTTCGAAATACTGGGGCACTGCAATATTTGTGTCAACTCTGAGATGGAGATCTACTACAGTGCGGTGCGCTGGCTACACCACGACTGGCTAAAGCGGAAAGAGTATGCCCCGGGGATCATGGAGGTAGTCCAATTTCAGCTGATGCCCTCTCAGTACATAACTTCGATTAAAGAGGAACTGCAGGAGCTGCACAACATTCCCGCAGTTCAGACCATTATCAATGGGGCACTCTCTTCAGAAAATATGCAGCAGAACCCGAATAGGCGTCATTGGGTCTACGACGAGAAGATCCCTCATCATCACAACAGCGCCTGCCCCAGGTGGCGTTGCCTCGACCTGACGGCCTTCAACACGTATCTGGAGCAAATAATCGCAGCTGGACCGAACTATTCCGAATCTCTAAGGGATCGGAGTAGGTCTTACATTATGCCCTGCTGTCAAAGCGCTTTGCAAAGGaaaattttggaaaaataa